In one Neobacillus sp. CF12 genomic region, the following are encoded:
- a CDS encoding ABC transporter ATP-binding protein: MERVINIETVLSLKNLKKNYGTNEVLKGIDLSVNRGQIIGYIGPNGAGKSTTIKILLGLEGNYSGKVEVFGEEITDTSIDYKRKIGYVPEIAELYDNLTAHEYLTFIGELYGLDYGAADEKAQKLMEIFGLEEVYFSRISSYSKGMRQKVLIISSLLHNPDLLFLDEPLSGLDANSVMIFKEIMAQLAAQGKTIFYSSHIMDVVEKISNRIILINDGKIVADGSFNELKEQNKEGTLEQIFNQLTGFDQYKAIAEEFVSIVQEV, translated from the coding sequence ATGGAAAGGGTGATTAATATCGAAACAGTGCTAAGTTTAAAGAATCTAAAAAAGAATTACGGAACAAATGAGGTATTGAAGGGAATTGATTTATCGGTTAATCGCGGCCAGATTATTGGATATATTGGCCCTAATGGAGCCGGGAAAAGCACGACGATTAAGATTTTACTAGGTCTTGAGGGCAATTATTCAGGTAAAGTGGAAGTATTTGGCGAGGAGATTACTGATACTAGTATTGATTATAAAAGGAAGATTGGGTATGTTCCTGAAATTGCAGAACTTTATGATAATCTTACCGCTCATGAGTATTTAACTTTTATAGGCGAACTTTATGGGCTGGATTATGGAGCAGCAGATGAAAAGGCTCAAAAATTAATGGAAATCTTCGGATTAGAAGAAGTCTATTTTTCTCGTATTTCTTCTTACTCGAAGGGGATGAGGCAAAAGGTCCTCATAATCTCAAGTTTACTACATAATCCTGATTTGCTTTTTTTAGACGAGCCATTGAGCGGTCTTGATGCGAATAGTGTGATGATCTTTAAGGAGATTATGGCCCAGCTTGCAGCACAGGGAAAAACAATCTTTTACTCTTCTCATATCATGGACGTGGTAGAGAAAATTAGTAATAGAATCATTTTAATAAATGATGGGAAAATTGTCGCGGATGGAAGCTTTAATGAACTCAAGGAACAAAATAAGGAAGGGACATTGGAACAGATATTTAATCAGCTGACTGGTTTTGATCAATATAAAGCTATTGCTGAGGAATTTGTCTCCATCGTTCAAGAGGTATAA